The following coding sequences lie in one Populus nigra chromosome 15, ddPopNigr1.1, whole genome shotgun sequence genomic window:
- the LOC133674564 gene encoding transmembrane 9 superfamily member 11-like has product MNSFAHFKIWVFTLCMVFQSGHGFYLPGSYPHKHGIGDTLSVKVNSITSIETEIPFSYYSLPFCKPLEGVKDSAENLGEVLMGDRIENSPYKFKMYTNESDIFQCRTDPLSGENFKLLKKRIDEMYQVNLILDNLPAIRYAKKESYFLRWTGYPVGIKFQDAYYVFNHLKFTVLVHKYEEANVARVMGTGDAAQVIPTIASGGSELPGFMVVGFEVVPCSVMHDAKSVKNLKPYEKYPSPVKCDPTTVAMPIKENEPIVFTYEVTFEESDIKWPSRWDAYLKMEGSKVHWFSILNSLMVITFLAGIVLVIFLRTIRRDLTRYEELDKEAQAQMNEELSGWKLVVGDVFRAPTNAGLLCVMVGDGVQLLGMAVVTVMFAALGFMSPASRGTLIIGMILFYMILGISAGYVAVRLWRTIGCGDKKGWVSVSWKVACFFPGIAFFILTTLNFLLWGSHSTGAIPFSLFVVLIFMWFCISVPLTLVGGFFGAKAPHIEYPVRTNQIPREIPAQKYPSWLLVFGAGTLPFGTLFIELFFIMSSIWMGRVYYVFGFLLIVFILLVVVCAEVSLVLTYMHLCVEDWKWWWKSFFASGSVAIYIFLYSVNYLIFELKSLSGPISEALFLGYSLLMALAIMFAMGSVGFLSSFWFVHYLFSSVKLD; this is encoded by the coding sequence ATGAACTCTTTTGCTCATTTTAAGATCTGGGTCTTTACCCTTTGTATGGTTTTCCAATCTGGGCATGGGTTTTACCTTCCTGGTAGTTACCCTCACAAACATGGTATTGGTGATACTTTATCAGTGAAAGTGAACTCGATCACTTCTATTGAGACTGAGATACCTTTTAGCTATTATAGTTTGCCTTTTTGTAAGCCTTTAGAGGGTGTTAAAGATAGTGCTGAAAATCTTGGTGAGGTTCTTATGGGAGATAGGATTGAGAATTCACCTTATAAGTTTAAGATGTATACCAATGAGAGTGATATCTTTCAGTGTCGAACCGATCCTCTGTCTGGTGAGAACTTTAAGCTCTTAAAGAAGAGGATTGATGAGATGTATCAGGTTAATTTGATACTTGATAATTTGCCTGCGATAAGGTATGCTAAGAAGGAGTCTTATTTTTTGAGGTGGACGGGGTATCCAGTGGGGATTAAGTTTCAGGATGCTTATTACGTGTTTAATCATTTGAAGTTTACTGTACTTGTTCATAAGTATGAGGAGGCTAATGTTGCACGTGTGATGGGGACTGGAGATGCGGCCCAGGTGATTCCAACTATTGCGAGTGGGGGATCAGAACTTCCTGGGTTTATGGTTGTGGGGTTTGAGGTGGTTCCTTGTAGTGTCATGCATGATGCTAAATCTGTTAAGAATTTGAAACCGTATGAGAAATACCCATCTCCTGTTAAGTGTGATCCCACCACTGTGGCAATGCCGATCAAGGAGAATGAGCCAATTGTTTTCACATATGAGGTTACATTTGAGGAGAGTGATATCAAGTGGCCATCAAGATGGGATGCTTATTTGAAGATGGAAGGGTCTAAGGTCCATTGGTTCTCTATCTTGAATTCTCTGATGGTAATCACCTTCCTTGCTGGTATTGTCCTGGTCATCTTCTTGAGAACTATCAGGCGGGATCTGACCCGTTATGAGGAGCTTGACAAGGAAGCCCAGGCACAAATGAACGAGGAGTTATCTGGGTGGAAGCTTGTTGTGGGCGATGTTTTCCGTGCTCCAACTAATGCTGGGCTATTGTGTGTCATGGTTGGAGATGGGGTACAGCTTCTTGGGATGGCAGTTGTGACAGTAATGTTTGCTGCCCTCGGATTTATGTCTCCAGCTTCCCGTGGAACTTTGATTATAGGCATGATACTTTTCTACATGATCCTTGGTATTTCAGCTGGCTATGTTGCAGTTCGTCTTTGGAGGACAATTGGCTGTGGCGATAAGAAGGGGTGGGTTTCAGTTTCTTGGAAGGTTGCTTGCTTCTTCCCTGGcattgccttttttattttaaccacTTTGAATTTTCTATTATGGGGTAGCCATAGCACAGGTGCCATTCCGTTCTCTTTGTTCGTTGTTCTAATTTTCATGTGGTTCTGCATCTCGGTTCCTCTTACCCTAGTTGGGGGGTTCTTTGGGGCAAAGGCACCTCATATTGAATACCCTGTTCGAACCAACCAGATTCCTCGGGAAATTCCAGCTCAAAAATATCCATCTTGGCTGTTGGTCTTTGGAGCTGGAACTCTTCCCTTCGGCACACTCTTCATTGAGCTCTTCTTTATCATGTCTAGCATCTGGATGGGACGTGTTTACTATGTTTTCGGGTTTCTCTTGATTGTTTTCATCCTTCTTGTGGTGGTTTGTGCTGAAGTATCTCTTGTCTTAACTTACATGCATCTCTGTGTGGAGGACTGGAAATGGTGGTGGAAATCCTTCTTTGCTTCAGGTTCAGTTGCTATCTACATTTTCCTCTACTCCGTAAACTATCTAATCTTTGAGCTTAAGAGTTTGAGTGGCCCTATCTCGGAAGCACTGTTCCTCGGGTATTCCCTCTTGATGGCTTTGGCAATAATGTTTGCAATGGGCTCTGTTGGGTTCCTTTCATCTTTCTGGTTTGTGCATTACTTGTTCTCTTCAGTGAAGCTGGATTGA